gggggcttcctgagcccggtcaccttgtgtgcccccatccactggtcctaacacctcctaacagtctggtcagaacggccggtggggggacaattcatcgatacgactgtccagcttctcacattccattcTAATcgcgccacaactctaatcatctaCATATTTGCTTGAGATGTAACtccatgccaagttttgcagcaaaatgacaactccttcaaagggctggattgtttttgacagtgagtgtataGACAGACCATCCATACCAGACATACCATGATAACTCCAATGCTGTctgatatatactgtacataccatCCTCTATATAATATAACCCCCCTGCTGTAGTATTTCCATAAATGGTATAGTATAGGTGTATATACAGAATTGTGAGAACGGCGTTTACCCcgactgatcataaagttattccctatccggtAGATAGGGGATTACTTCAGATTTTAGTATAACTCCTCCGAGTGTCAGTTCAGAGTTTGCTACATTTGTGTTTCTAAAATCCATCGTGAGATACAAGATGAAATATCAgctcatttaggctgggttcacacagggcggatttgccgcggacattccgtgtggaatttcgccgcggcaaatgcgcctgcggccgctaatctcggtattagaaagccaagtggacgagatttctcaggaatctcgtccacacgggacggcaatcCGCTGCGTTTAATCCAGCagaaaccgcagctgcggcgcggctttgccgaccgcagcatgtccattctttttttctttccgctgcggccgcgctctcctctatgggagcgccggccgcagcggaagagcaagcggccgggccgcttcaaagccgccgcgggtttttccacggcggttctcccggcggaaatctcgtggtttttcgctgcggccaaatcgcaggatttccgtcgggaatccgccctgtgtgaccctagcttTAGGGGTATGGTTACATGGTGtccaaagaagtctatggagaggaggaggaatctgcagagtgaAAGAGAGACATCGATAGTGCTGAtgcttctagtaagtgttttatttcACAAGAGAGCAAGATCTCCTCCTCTCTATATGTGCAGTGTACTGAGATATCATAGCAgcggtctacacccaccagctcagagagaactgggaatcagagatggagcctgcagaagAGAAAACTGGTGATAGATGCAGAATACCAGCCATACAATTGACagtaatagtgttattcctcatgtacacacggcACTTTAATGTTATGACTGATCTGCGTACCATCCTCCATATAATAATATCCCCTGATCCCCTTATATAACAGTACCCGCTTCCTGCTGTGTAGTATTTAGAaactgatcccgctccatacacagcgggTGCCGTCTGTCATTGACTGTTGACACCAACCCACAATAGCTGTGGTCAGTGTTTgtactgatcgtggctgttaaccctttaaatgtccacCATTTGGGATCCCGAACCCCTCACGATGAAACGGCGAGGTGGCATTCAGTTGTCATGACAGTTCAGGGCCTTCTGTATGTCCCCAGGGCTGCATGAATGATGACTGTGACGCATCTTGATAGATTGCTCGTCAGAATACGGTGTAAcgaaatactatggtattgcattatattgcatGACCAATCgaacgatcgcaagttcaagtcaccTTAAGGGACttttttaaggggaaaaaaagtagtTTAATATAAAATTTAAAAACCTTCCTTTTTCCACattgaaaaaaaccaaaacataattGATATCATCGCgttcataaaagtccgatctatgaaaTGTACGCATTACGTATCCCTAACTATGAACATCGTCAGAACCAATCCGAATGGTACCAGTAGAAATCACAGATCgtcacgcaaaaaatgagccctcattcaGCCCCGCCGACGGAAAGATAACAAGGTTACGGCGGTCAgaaggtgattttttttaatactttgttTTATAAAAGTATTACTAAAATAAAAACTAATAAATTTGGCGTCGCTGCGATCGGAACCACGGAATACAATTAGGttatttttggtgcaatttgtgcACCTTAAAAACAATAACCCCAAAGATAACAAAATTGCAAGTTCGTTTTCCATTTCCCTCCTTTTAGaaatgtttttaaccccttaacactatatGACCTACGGTTACATCATGGCAGggttgtacttaaaggggttctccagggagAATGCTACTGATggagtatcctcaggataggtcatcaatagttgatcggccagagTCCGTCACTTGGAACCCCAACCGgtcagctgagtgggcacatgctgtattctccatggaaGACCCCTCTAATACaataggatgtaaacttacatcatggcgatggcgtgggatcagaagcagaGCCCGTGCCATCCCGCAGAGGGTGACGGCTGTTACCGATAGCCGACCTCCCGCTGCAACACCCGAGATCAAGGAGAACATTGATCTATGCATTTAACGCCCTACATGTTGCGGTCTATGTAGATCCCTTCCTCTGGGACGTCATCGGACCCCCGTGCTCTAATCGCGGAGGGCCATTgggttgccattgcctatgatcgctaatacaagtgatatcatagcgatcatacctgttatggttcaagtcccctacagggatataaaaagtgttcaaaaaaagaggaaaatagttttttttaaaacttacaaaaaaaactttttgtgctCTTTCCcatatttgtattaaaaaaaaataaaaattttttaaatcctacatatttggtgtcatcgtatccgtaacgacccgtacaataaatgGAGCACACTAtgtatcctgcacggcaaaaaacaaAACTACAAAACTGacgcaaaatgcttattttctttagtttgcctcccaaaaaaaaactaaataaaagagatcaaaaaagccatatgtaccgcaaaatggtaccaataaaaactacagcttgttacgcaaaaaacaagcctcgcACAGCTCCGAccgtgggaaaataaaaaagttataggactttgaacgtagctatgtagaaaaatattttttttttccaaaaaagggtttttattgtggaaaaacctaaaaataaaaataagaatttttagtattgtcgtaatcgtagcggcgcacagaaaaaaaagtatcatttcatttatgctgcatgattaatgcagtaaaaaaaaaaatttaaaaaaccccaCAATAGCTGAATTGATGTGCTTTCTTTCTGCTCTCAAAAAAAGcaaataagttttacaatatagtccatgtacccaaaaatggtaccaataaaaactacagttgccCACGCAAAAAACATCCCTCATCCGGCCGTgccgatggaaaaataagttatggcttttgaaaagtggagatgaaaatcgttgcgtccttatggaCTAAATAGgccgcatccttaaaggggttgtcccgcgaaagcaagtggggttcagcacttctgtatggccatattaatgcactttgtaatatacatcgtgcattaaatatgagccatacagaagttattcacttacttgctccgttgctagcgtcctcgtctccatggtgccgtctaatttcagcgtctaatcgcccgattagacgcgcttgcgcagtccggtcttctcccttctgaatggggccgctcgtgccggagagctgctcctcgtagctccgccccatcacgtgtgccgattccagccaatcaggaggctggaatcggcaatggaacgcacagagcccacggtgcaccatgggagaagacctgtggtccactgtgggtgaagatcccggcggccatcttcgcaaggtaagtaagaagtcaccggagcgcggggatttgggtaagtactatccgtttttttttttaaacccctgcatcgggtttgtctcgcgccgaacgggggggctattgaaaaaaaaaaaacccgtttcggcgcgggacaacccctttaaggggttaaccgtTCTTCAGTGCATTACattgtaccactgaaaaataaaactcaATATTCAAGACTGGTTCAAAAATTGGGCGACTTACTATTGGCCCATTTGCCCAGACCTAAGGGCACCCCTAATATGAACACTCGACAGCATCATTTAGAGTATAGGGCATTAGAAGCATCACGGGTTATTTAACCAAAGATACGAAGGGTGTTAGAAACAATTCGGACTATTACACCTTCACTATCAGATGGCACCATTAATGTATCAAGGTTCCTGATGAGCCTATAtgagacagaaacgcgttgaaccaattTTTGAACCAGTCTTGAACTAATCTTGCACGTGAACCCAGTATAATCATCTACCGGTGATCTCTGATTAAGAACCAATTTTTAATCGGTTCTGAATCAAATCGTGCATGAGAACCCATTTTAACCATTTTTTGGGGGCCTCCGATTGACATCGAACCAATTGTGAACCAATCTTGAACTAATCGTGTACGAGAACCCAGCACAATCATCGACCGGCGCTCTCTGACTAAGAACCAATGTTTAATTGGTTCTTAACTAAGTTCTGCATGAGAACCGATTGTAACCATGTATTGGTGCTCCCTGACAGACATCTGACCGGTCGTCATTCTTTAACCCTTATTTATATAACAGGGAATTGTCGCAGATCAAATGGAACCCTTAGTCTATTGAGAACCGATTATAATTAATGATTGGTGTCCCTCGCCCCTCATCGAATTGGTCGTTGCATCGGTGCTAATCTATAAGTTGGGGCCTTTCTCCGGGtttaaatatttgtttattaAACACTATCTGGAGATTACCGCCTACAGTGGGGTCACCGGCCCCTAACTATCTCGTCTAAGAGGATACAGTTGGACACTCGCCTCTAAATACATCCAAATAAAGGCATATTAGTCTGCATTATCAGACTGCCCTGGATAGGCAGTGCTGCCCCATACTAAACTCCTGGGGGGCCACCTTCACCTCCTTTTTCCGGGTTCTTTCCCAGTGTGGAACCGTCTTTtgtatccctctgcctctgtgaattgtattgaaaaataaaactcgtctcacaaaaacaagccctcaggtaGCAACGTGGGcagaaaattatgatttttttgaaagtggggaggaaaaaccaaaatttgaaaaaaataaaaaggccgagtcattaaggggttaatgagcttATCTTGGGTTCTCATTTGCTTCTGCTTAGACTTGTTCTCTCTTTGCAGATTTTCATCAGATGCCGTGAGGTTGGGCAGAGGACGCCCGTCCGCCTGGTACCCGCTCACCCTGTTGAAGCCCAGTGTCCTGGCACCCAGCATGTCAGAGGGCTGGGCTCCTGCGCAAGCCCCTTCTTCATCCCAGCAGCAGACCCCACAGCATCCCATCGCACTTGGTGAGCATCCCATCGCCAACCCAGCCTCTGCCGATAACCCCTTGGGCTGTGCCGTCTACGGCATTCTGGTGCAATCCGATCTTGGGCTCCAGCATCCTCCCTTACCCCCCAGCGAGCCTTTGCACAAGTGCGGACTGTGCGGACATGACCTGAGCCACCTGGCCAACCCGCAAGAACACCAGTGCATGCCCTCGGCCAGCCAGGAGCGCTCCTTCCAGTGCACCCAGTGCCTGAAGATCTTCCACCAGGCCACCGACCTCCTTGAGCACCAGTGCACGCAGGTGGAGCAGAAGCCTTTTGTCTGTGGGGTTTGTAAGATGGGCTTCTCCCTGCTGACCTCGCTGGCTCAGCATCACACCGCCCACAATGGCAGCTCCTTAAAATGCTCCATTTGTGAGAAGACATACAAGTCTCCAGAGGCGGAGAGAGCTTGTCTGCCCACAGCGCCCCCTCCTGTGCCGGCCACGACATCCCTTGACAGACCCTTCATCTGCACCTTGTGTCACAAGCCATTCAAGCACCTGTCAGAACTGTCCCGCCACGAGCGCGTTCACACCGGGGAGAAGCCATACAAGTGCACGCTGTGCGACAAAAGCTTCAGCCAGTCTTCACACCTGGTGCACCACAAGCGCACCCACAGCTCCGAGCGCCCCTACAAGTGCACCGTGTGCGAGAAAAGCTTCAAGCATCGCTCCCACCTCCTGCGGCACATGTACGCCCACTCGGGCGAGCAGCTCTTCCAGTGCCAGACGTGCCAGCTGCGCTTCAAGGAGTCTTCTCAGTTACTGCAGCACCCTTGCACACCGGCCGGCGAGCGTCCCTTTCGCTGCAGCGCCTGTCAAAAGACTTTCCGTCGGCCTTCAGACCTCAGGCAGCACGAGCGGACGCACAGCGAGGAGCGCCCGTTCCACTGTGACCTGTGTCAGATGAGTTTTAAGCAGCAGTACGCGCTCATGAGGCACCGGCGGACGCACAAGGCGGAGGAGACCGATAATTGCACCTTTTGTGACAAAGGCTTGGCCTTTAGTCAGCACGGGGCCGAGAGCGTCTTCAAGTGCAACGCTTGCCAGCAGGGCTTCCACCAATCACAGGACTTGTTACGGCACAAGTGCGGGCAGAGCGGCACGGAGCGGCCCTTCCAGTGCAGCGTGTGCCATAAGGCTTACAAGCGGGCGTCCGCGCTGCAGAAACACCAGGCCGCCCATTGCACGGAGAAGCCCCTGCGGTGCACGGCCTGCGAGCGGcgcttcttctcctcctcggaGTTCGTGCAGCACCGCTGCGACCCCGCCAGGGATAAACCGCTCAAATGTCCGGACTGCGAGAAACGGTTCAAATACGCGTCCGACCTGCAGAGACACCGCCGGGTGCACACGGGCGAGAAGCCCTACAAGTGTCCGTCCTGTGATAAGAGCTTTAAACAGAGGGAACATCTGAACAAACACCAGAGCGTCCACAACAGAGAGCAGCATTACAAGTGCTTATGGTGCGGCGAACGCTTCCACGAACTCAACCAGCTGCAAGAACACAGCGCGCAGCACACGGCCGACGGCGCCTTCCAGGTGGCCACGTGTCTGCCCTGACTCACTGTTGAGTATATGACGCTAGTGCCCCTCCACACCGACTACCAGTCCAGCCTGTATACTCCTGTCCTAATAAAGCAGTGTATACGGAGGAAGTGTTTCCATGGACGCAGCTGTCACGCGTGTGTGTTACATATCCGCGCTTGTATCGCCGCTAGACCGTAAATATGCATAATACTGTGCTAAATGTATGCATTAGAGACCACCACACTACCTGCCCCCCGAGCCGCTGCACGCTGTCTGTTCTCTCATCATTATACGTCCTCTGATGGTAAATGATGGGGGTGATCGGCCCGTCCTCTGATGGTAAATGATGGGAGTGATCGGCCCGTCCTCTGATGGTAAATGATGAGAGTGATCCGCCCGTCCTCTGATGGTAAATGATGGGAGTGATCGGCCCGTCCTCTGATGGTAAATGATGGGAGTGATCGGCCCGTCCTCTGATGGTAAATGATGAGAGTGATCGGCCCGTCCTCCGATGGTAAATGATGAGAGTGATCGGCCCGTCCTTTGATGGTAAATGATGAGAGTGATCGGCCCGTCCTCTGATGGTAAATGATGAGAGTGATCGGCCCGTCCTCTGATGGTAAATGATGGGAGTGATCGGCCCGTCCTCTGATGGTAAATGATGAGAGTGATCGGCCCGTCCTCTGATGGTAAATGATGGGAGTGATCGGCCCGTCCTCCGATGGTAAATGATGGGGGTGATCGGCCCGTCCTCTGATGGTAAATGATGGGGGTGATCGGCCCGTCCTCTGATGGTAAATGATGAGACTGATCGGCCCGTCCTCTGATGGTAAATGATGGGGGTGATCGGCCCGTCCTCTGATGGTAAATGATGGGGGTGATCGGCCCGTCCTCCGATGGTAAATGATGAGAGTGATCGGCCCGTCCTCCGATGGTAAATGATGAGAGTGATCGCCCGTCCTCTGATGGTAAATGATGGGAGTGATCGGCCCGTCCTCTGATGGTAAATGATGGGGGTGATCGGCCCGTCCTCCGATGGTAAATGATGAGAGTGATCGCCCGTCCTCTGATGGTAAATGATGAGACTGATCGGCCCGTCCTCTGATGGTAAATGATGGGGGTGATCGGCCCGTCCTCTGATGGTAAATGATGGGAGTGATCGGCCCGTCCTCTGATGGTAAATGCTGGGAGTGATCGCCCCGTCCTCTGATGGTAAATGATGAGAGTGATCGGCCCGTCCTCTGATGGTAAATGATGAGAGTGATCGGCCCGTCCTCTGATGGTAAATGATGGGAGTGATCGGCCCGTCCTCTGATGGTAAATGATGAGAGTGATCGGCCCGTCCTCCGATGGTAAATGATGAGAGTGATCGGCCCGTCCTTTGATGGTAAATGATGAGAGTGATCGGCCCGTCCTCTGATGGTAAATGATGAGAGTGATCGG
The Eleutherodactylus coqui strain aEleCoq1 chromosome 11, aEleCoq1.hap1, whole genome shotgun sequence genome window above contains:
- the ZNF319 gene encoding zinc finger protein 319, whose product is MSEGWAPAQAPSSSQQQTPQHPIALGEHPIANPASADNPLGCAVYGILVQSDLGLQHPPLPPSEPLHKCGLCGHDLSHLANPQEHQCMPSASQERSFQCTQCLKIFHQATDLLEHQCTQVEQKPFVCGVCKMGFSLLTSLAQHHTAHNGSSLKCSICEKTYKSPEAERACLPTAPPPVPATTSLDRPFICTLCHKPFKHLSELSRHERVHTGEKPYKCTLCDKSFSQSSHLVHHKRTHSSERPYKCTVCEKSFKHRSHLLRHMYAHSGEQLFQCQTCQLRFKESSQLLQHPCTPAGERPFRCSACQKTFRRPSDLRQHERTHSEERPFHCDLCQMSFKQQYALMRHRRTHKAEETDNCTFCDKGLAFSQHGAESVFKCNACQQGFHQSQDLLRHKCGQSGTERPFQCSVCHKAYKRASALQKHQAAHCTEKPLRCTACERRFFSSSEFVQHRCDPARDKPLKCPDCEKRFKYASDLQRHRRVHTGEKPYKCPSCDKSFKQREHLNKHQSVHNREQHYKCLWCGERFHELNQLQEHSAQHTADGAFQVATCLP